GCGGGCGGGATGGCAGGATCCCGGAGCCGCCTTCCGCGCCCTCATCCTGCCCGCGCTCACGATCGGGATCGTCGAGGGCGCGATGCTCATGCGGTTCGTCCGCAGCGCGACGCTGCAGGCGGTCGGGCAGGACTTCGTGCGCACAGCCGCCGCGAAGGGCCTGACACGGAACGCGGCCCTCATCCGTCACGGCCTCCCCGTCGTCGGACTGTCCGTCATCACGGTCCTGGGTCTTCAGGTCGCCGGCATCATCGTGGGCGCCGTCGTCGTCGAGCAGCTCTTCACCCTCCCCGGCATCGGTCGGATGCTCGTCGCCGACGTCGATGCGAGGGATCTTCCCAAGGTGCAGGGCGAGCTCCTGGCGCTCACGGGCTTCGTGCTCATCGTCGGCTTCCTCGTCGACCTCGCACATCGCGCGATCGACCCCCGACAGCGAGAGGCCTCGTGATGGCACGGCGGAACACTTCGGCGCCGTCACGGTGGGCGTGGCTCGCACGGCTCTGGGCTCTGTCGACGGGGCGGTTCGGGATCATCGTCGTGCTCGTCGTCCTCGCGACGGCGCTCGTCGGGATGTTCTGGACGCCGTTCCTCCCGCAGCAGGTCGACATCGCCAACCGGTGGGCACCGCCGGGATGGCCGCACCTTCTCGGAACCGACGGGTCGGGCCGCGACATCCTGAGTCTCCTCATGGCCGGCGCCCGGACGACCGTGCTCGTCGCCGTCGGCGCCGGTGTCGTCGCGACGATCCTCGGTGTCGCCCTCGCGAGTCTCGGAGCGCTCACGACGCGGTGGGTGCGCGAGTCGATCGCCGTCCTCGTCGACATCCTCATCGCCTTCCCCGTCCTCATCATCGCCATGATGATCTCGGCCGTGTGGGGCGGGTCGCTGTGGGTCGTCGTGTGGGCGGTGGGGATCGGCTTCGGCGTCAACATCGCGCGCGTCACGCGTCCTGAGCTTCGCCGCGTTCTGCACAGCGACTTCGTGCTCGCCGGAAGGGCGAGCGGCCTCACGCCCGCGCAGAACCTCTGGCGGCATCTGCTGCCGAACGTCGCGCCCGTCTTCATCGTGCAGCTTTCGTGGGGCATGGCGGTGGCGATCCTCGCCGAGGCCGGGCTGTCGTACCTCGGCTTCGGCGCGCCGCTCACGGAGCCCTCGTGGGGCGGACTTCTGCGCGATCTGCAGCAGTACATCACGGTGTATCCCCTCTCGGTGCTCTGGCCGGGGCTCACGATCACCCTCACGGTGCTCGGGCTGAATCTGCTCGGAGACGGCCTGCGCGAAGCGACCGACCCCACCCTGTCGCGTCGCAGCGGCGCACAGCGCACGGCGCGGACGCACGTGCCGGAGGTGGTCGCGTGAGTCTCGAAGTGCAGGATCTCGCGATCGAGATCGCCGGGCGCCGCGTGGTCGACGGCATCTCGTTCGATGTTCCCGACGGGGCGCGCGTCGGGCTCATCGGCGAGTCGGGCTCGGGCAAGTCGCTCACGGCCCTCGCGATCCTGGGGCTCCTTCCCGACGGCATCTCTGCGACAGGATCCGTGCGCTGGAACGGCCGCGAACTGCTCGGACTCCCCGATCGCGAACTCGCGCGCCTCCGCGGCGACGAGATCGGGATCGTGTTCCAGGAGCCCCGCACGGCGCTCAACCCCATCAGGACCATCGGACGGCAGATCGCCGAGTCCGTCCGCATCCACGAGGGGATCTCGAAGAAGGATGCCGCGGCCCGCGCCGTTGCGGAAGCCCGCCGCGTCGCGCTCCCCGACCCCGAGCGGATCGTCGCGCGCTATCCGCACCAGCTGTCGGGCGGTCAGCGGCAGCGCGCCGCGATCGCGATGGCGCTCGCGTGCCGCCCGCGGCTTCTCATCGCCGATGAGCCGACGACGGCGCTCGACGTCACGATCCAGGCCGAGATCCTCGAACTCCTCCTCTCGCTCGTCGAGAACGACGGCATGTCGCTCGTCTTCATCACGCACGACCTCGCGGTGCTGTCCCGCATCGCGACGCACGGCGTCGTGCTCGAAGACGGCCGGGGCGTCGAGTCCGCGCCCGTGTCGACGCTCCTCACGAACCCGTCGTCCGCCGTGACGCAGGGACTCCTCCGCGATGCGACCGCCACACTGTGGCGACCGGGAGGGGCGGCATGACCTCTCCCCTGCTCCAGGCACGCGGGCTCACGCGGACCTACCGCGTGCCCAAGACCGCGCCGTTCGAGAGAGCGTCGACGATGACGGCGCTCGATGACGCCGACCTCGACGTCGAAGAAGGGTCGGCCGTCGGCATCATCGGCGAATCAGGCTCGGGCAAGTCGACGCTCGTCCGGCTGCTGCTGGGACTCGACGTGCCGACGGACGGGACTGTCGAGTTCGACGGACGCCGCGTCGATGCCCGCGCGCCCGCTCGCGCCCTCCACTGGCTGCGCCGCGAGACGGGCATCGTCTTCCAGGACCCGTACGCGTCGCTCGATCCCCGCATGAGTGTCGGCCGGATCGTCGGGGAGCCGCTGTGGGCGCTGGGCATCGAGGGCGACCGTCGCGCGATGGTCCGGAGCGTCCTGGAGCGCGTCGGGCTCGAAGCCGAGATGGCTGACCGCTTCCCGCACGAGTTCTCGGGCGGCCAGCGGCAGCGCATCGCTCTCGCCCGCGCCATCGTGCACCGCCCGAGGCTGCTCATCGGTGACGAGCCTCTCTCGGCGCTCGACGTGACGGTGCGGGCGCAGATCCTCGCGCTCCTCACCGACCTCCGCGCGCAGGACGGCCTCACGATCCTGCTCGTCTCGCACGACATCGGGGTCGTCCAGAACCTCTGCGACCAGGTTGTCGTCATGAAGGACGGGCGGGTTGTCGAAGAGGGTCCGACCGAGAAGGTGCTGCTCGAGCCGCAAGTGGCCTACACGCGCCGGCTGCTCGCGTCGATCCCCGTCATCGATCCCGGATCCGGAGCATCCTGACAGGTTTCCGTGTCGGTGGGCGGGGATAGCCTCGAACCATGTCGAACGCGATCGTCCCTCCGTATCTGCTGGCTCGCATCGCCTCCGTCCAGGAGCCCCAGTGGGCGCATGCCGCGCAAGCCGCGCGCGCGACGCTCGCCGCCCCACGCAACTACGCTCCCGTCCGCGCGACCCTGAAGCTGTCGATCGACGAGAACGGCACGCTCGTCGCCGAAACGGCGCCCTCCCCCGACCGCACCATCTCCGACGCGCAGTCGCGCGAGATCCTCCCGGGCGTGCGGGTCCGGAGCGAAGACGATCCGCCCACGGGCGATGCCGCGGTCGACGAGGCCTTCGACGGCTTGGGCGCCGCGTTCGAGTTCGCCTGGGACGCGTTCGGGCGCAACGGGCTCGACGATGCCGGCGGTCAGCTGCTCGCGACGGTGCACTACGGGCGCGACTACGACAACGCCTTCTGGAACGGCGAGCGCATGGTGTTCGGCGATGGTGACGGCGAGATCTTCACGGGCTTCACGGGGTCGCTCTCCGTCATCGCGCACGAGCTCGCACACGGTGTCATCGAGGCCGCGGGCGGGCTCACCTACCGCGACCAGTCGGGGGCGCTCAACGAGTCGATCGCCGACGTCTTCGGCGTGCTGGCCGAACAGCACCACCTCGGTCAGACGGCGGAAGAGGCGACGTGGCTCGTCGGCGCCGGCATCTTCACGGATGCCGTCGAGGGCGAAGCGCTGCGATCGCTCGCCGCTCCCGGCACGGCATACGACGACGACGTGCTGGGGAAAGACCCGCAACCGGCGCACATGCGCGACTACGTCGTCACGCGCGACGACAACGGAGGCGTGCACATCAACTCCGGCATCCCCAATCACGCCTTCTACCTCGTCGCGATGGCGCTCGGCGGCAAGGCGTGGGAGCGCGCGGGGCTCATCTGGTACCGCGCTTTCGCGTCGGGAGAGGTTTCGCCCGACGCGTCGTTCACAGATTTCGCCACCGCCACCGTGCACGCAGCGGCATCGGAGTACGGTGAGGAATCGGAGGAGGTCGCCGCCGTCCGGGCAGGCTGGGCGGGCGTCGGGGTACTCGTAGATGGATCCGAAGAGGGCTGATGACCCACCCATCGTCGTCGAGGTGACCCGCAGCGGTGGGTTCGCGGGGCTGAGACGCACGTGGCGTGCCGAGCCCGTCGAGCCCGACGATGCCACCGTCTTCGTCCAGTTGATCGCGGAGTGCCCGTGGGACTCGTGCGACGAGTCACGCGACGAGGATCGGGGGACCGACCGAGGCGCTGACCGCTTCCAGTGGTCGATCGAGGCGCGCTGCGGCGACGAGGACCAGCATCATGCTCGGCTCGGCGACACCGACCTCACGGGCGCGTGGCGCGATCTCGTCGATGCCGTCCGTGACTGGAACAGCCGCGATCGCTAACGCGAGAAGAGCCCGCGCTTCTTGACGGGCTTGAGGGATTTCTGCATCGTGATCGTGCCGAGCCATCGGCCGAACTTGAAGCCCACGCGGCCCATGCGCCCCACCTCGACGAAGCCGAATTTCTCGTGCAGCGCGACGGATCCCTCCGCGCCCTTGTCACTGATGACGGCGACGATCTCGCGGATGCCCGCTTGCTCGCACGCCGTGATGAGCGCCTGCAGGAGCGCGCGCCCGAGACCCTTGCCGGTCGCAGCCTGACCGAGGTAGATCGAGTTCTCGACGCTGAACCGGTAGCCCGACTTCATCGACAGCGGGGCCACGAGCGCGTAGCCGAGGATCTGGCCCGACGGCGACTCGGCGACGATGAAGGGCAGGCCGAGCTTCGCAAGCTGCGCGTACTTCTCGCGCCATTGCCGGATCGACCACTTCTTCTCGTCGAACGTGACGACCGAATTGGTGACGTAGTAGTTGTAGATCTCGCGGATGTCGGGGATGTCGCGCTCTTCCGCGCGTCGGATCTCGAACGAGAAGGCGGCCTCGGGCGCGGGCGCACGTCGGAGGTGGCGGGGCAGGCGGCGACGGTCGCGATCGCGGTCTTCCTCGAGCATGATCGTCAGCCTACGGCCCGACAGAACGTCGTCGCGTTACGACCACGTTGCGGGATCATTCGATCCGCCAGTCGACGGGGTCGGCGCCCTGCTCGCGAAGAAGCTCGTCCACCTTCGAGAAGGGGCGAGACCCGAAGAACCCGCGGCTCGCCGAAAGGGGCGAGGGATGCGCGGATTCCACGATCGGCGTCGATCCGAGAAGGGGGCGGAGGTTCGCGGCATCCCTCCCCCACAGGATCGCGACGAGAGGACGATCACGCTCGACGAGGACGCGGATCGCGTGCTCGGTGACCCGCTCCCATCCCCAGCCGCGGTGGGAGGCGGGTTGCCCCGGCGCGACGGTGAGGACGCGGTTGAGGAGCATGACGCCCTGGTCGCTCCACGCGGAGAGATCTCCGTGCGAGGCCGGCGGGATGCCGAGGTCATCGGAGAGCTCGCGGTAGATGTTCGAGAGGCTGCGTGGAAGCGGGCGCACGTCGCGCTCGACGGCGAAGGAGAGCCCGATGGGATGGCCCGGCGTCGGGTACGGATCTTGACCGACGATGAGCACGCGCACGTCGTCGAGCGGACGCTGGAAGGCGCGGAGCACGCGGTCGCCGGCAGGCAGATAGCCGCGCCCCGCCGCGGTCTCGGCACGCAGTCGCTCGCCGAGGGCGGAGATGTCACCCGCCACGGGCTGGAGCGCCTCGGCCCATGCCGGA
This genomic stretch from Microbacterium sp. SLBN-146 harbors:
- a CDS encoding protealysin inhibitor emfourin; amino-acid sequence: MDPKRADDPPIVVEVTRSGGFAGLRRTWRAEPVEPDDATVFVQLIAECPWDSCDESRDEDRGTDRGADRFQWSIEARCGDEDQHHARLGDTDLTGAWRDLVDAVRDWNSRDR
- a CDS encoding ABC transporter ATP-binding protein encodes the protein MSLEVQDLAIEIAGRRVVDGISFDVPDGARVGLIGESGSGKSLTALAILGLLPDGISATGSVRWNGRELLGLPDRELARLRGDEIGIVFQEPRTALNPIRTIGRQIAESVRIHEGISKKDAAARAVAEARRVALPDPERIVARYPHQLSGGQRQRAAIAMALACRPRLLIADEPTTALDVTIQAEILELLLSLVENDGMSLVFITHDLAVLSRIATHGVVLEDGRGVESAPVSTLLTNPSSAVTQGLLRDATATLWRPGGAA
- a CDS encoding M4 family metallopeptidase produces the protein MSNAIVPPYLLARIASVQEPQWAHAAQAARATLAAPRNYAPVRATLKLSIDENGTLVAETAPSPDRTISDAQSREILPGVRVRSEDDPPTGDAAVDEAFDGLGAAFEFAWDAFGRNGLDDAGGQLLATVHYGRDYDNAFWNGERMVFGDGDGEIFTGFTGSLSVIAHELAHGVIEAAGGLTYRDQSGALNESIADVFGVLAEQHHLGQTAEEATWLVGAGIFTDAVEGEALRSLAAPGTAYDDDVLGKDPQPAHMRDYVVTRDDNGGVHINSGIPNHAFYLVAMALGGKAWERAGLIWYRAFASGEVSPDASFTDFATATVHAAASEYGEESEEVAAVRAGWAGVGVLVDGSEEG
- a CDS encoding ABC transporter permease, translated to MARRNTSAPSRWAWLARLWALSTGRFGIIVVLVVLATALVGMFWTPFLPQQVDIANRWAPPGWPHLLGTDGSGRDILSLLMAGARTTVLVAVGAGVVATILGVALASLGALTTRWVRESIAVLVDILIAFPVLIIAMMISAVWGGSLWVVVWAVGIGFGVNIARVTRPELRRVLHSDFVLAGRASGLTPAQNLWRHLLPNVAPVFIVQLSWGMAVAILAEAGLSYLGFGAPLTEPSWGGLLRDLQQYITVYPLSVLWPGLTITLTVLGLNLLGDGLREATDPTLSRRSGAQRTARTHVPEVVA
- a CDS encoding ABC transporter ATP-binding protein; the protein is MTSPLLQARGLTRTYRVPKTAPFERASTMTALDDADLDVEEGSAVGIIGESGSGKSTLVRLLLGLDVPTDGTVEFDGRRVDARAPARALHWLRRETGIVFQDPYASLDPRMSVGRIVGEPLWALGIEGDRRAMVRSVLERVGLEAEMADRFPHEFSGGQRQRIALARAIVHRPRLLIGDEPLSALDVTVRAQILALLTDLRAQDGLTILLVSHDIGVVQNLCDQVVVMKDGRVVEEGPTEKVLLEPQVAYTRRLLASIPVIDPGSGAS
- a CDS encoding uracil-DNA glycosylase, producing the protein MAKSLAELAESGLLDPAWAEALQPVAGDISALGERLRAETAAGRGYLPAGDRVLRAFQRPLDDVRVLIVGQDPYPTPGHPIGLSFAVERDVRPLPRSLSNIYRELSDDLGIPPASHGDLSAWSDQGVMLLNRVLTVAPGQPASHRGWGWERVTEHAIRVLVERDRPLVAILWGRDAANLRPLLGSTPIVESAHPSPLSASRGFFGSRPFSKVDELLREQGADPVDWRIE
- a CDS encoding GNAT family N-acetyltransferase, which gives rise to MLEEDRDRDRRRLPRHLRRAPAPEAAFSFEIRRAEERDIPDIREIYNYYVTNSVVTFDEKKWSIRQWREKYAQLAKLGLPFIVAESPSGQILGYALVAPLSMKSGYRFSVENSIYLGQAATGKGLGRALLQALITACEQAGIREIVAVISDKGAEGSVALHEKFGFVEVGRMGRVGFKFGRWLGTITMQKSLKPVKKRGLFSR